Proteins from a single region of bacterium:
- a CDS encoding efflux transporter outer membrane subunit, which yields MRARRLLALALALTTPACAVGPRYEKPKVAWPQGYLQKQAFAVEDRDPDYRIWWKAFGDPTLDSLVEHALRNNRDLKIAAARVKEARADWKGAKADRWPRVDLFASAGRSDRGVSTIGETINLYEGGFDASWEVDIFGGKRRKSWAAKALFEASAESQRQVQVSLIAELVRNYLEARKLQRQIHFTEETAKAYRQTLSLLEVRNKAGLSSYLEVSQQETAYQTSLAQIPGLRALRDAAFNRLSALAGENPGFAEARMGEGGIPRAAPQFVLATPARAVSHRPDIRAAEKRLEAATNLTGAAIAERYPKLDLSGLFGVQQNSFLGAGIIWSIASGLFMPLFDFGRIKAQIQAAEARQEQSLYEYEKAVLESLEEIETALSAYLNQENRYAALLKARDSAELAYRLAEERYRKGIASFLDILVSERAYFQAEFDKLESEAGSGQRLVALMKALGGGGEGEPNSAALKTY from the coding sequence ATGAGGGCCCGGCGCCTCCTCGCCTTGGCTTTGGCGCTGACGACGCCGGCCTGCGCGGTCGGGCCGCGCTACGAGAAGCCGAAGGTGGCTTGGCCCCAAGGTTATTTGCAAAAGCAGGCTTTCGCCGTCGAGGACCGGGATCCGGACTATCGCATTTGGTGGAAGGCCTTCGGCGATCCGACTTTGGACTCGCTGGTCGAGCACGCCTTGCGGAATAACCGCGACCTCAAAATCGCCGCCGCTCGAGTCAAGGAAGCCCGGGCCGACTGGAAGGGGGCCAAAGCCGACCGCTGGCCCCGGGTCGATCTCTTCGCCAGCGCCGGCCGCTCCGACCGAGGCGTTTCGACCATCGGCGAGACGATCAACCTTTACGAGGGCGGCTTCGACGCCTCCTGGGAAGTCGACATCTTCGGCGGCAAGCGCCGCAAGTCCTGGGCCGCCAAGGCGCTGTTCGAGGCCAGCGCGGAGAGCCAGCGCCAAGTCCAGGTCAGCTTGATCGCCGAGCTGGTGCGCAATTACCTCGAAGCCCGTAAGCTCCAGCGCCAGATTCACTTCACCGAGGAGACGGCCAAGGCTTACCGGCAAACGCTCAGCCTGCTCGAGGTTCGGAACAAGGCGGGCTTAAGCAGCTATCTCGAAGTCTCGCAGCAGGAAACGGCCTATCAGACGAGCTTGGCCCAGATTCCGGGCCTGCGGGCCTTGCGTGACGCGGCCTTCAACCGGCTTTCGGCCTTGGCCGGCGAGAATCCCGGCTTCGCCGAAGCCCGCATGGGCGAGGGCGGGATTCCGCGGGCCGCCCCTCAATTCGTCCTGGCCACGCCGGCCCGGGCGGTGAGCCATCGGCCCGACATTCGGGCGGCCGAGAAGCGGCTGGAGGCTGCGACCAATTTGACCGGCGCGGCCATCGCCGAGCGCTATCCTAAGCTCGATTTGTCGGGTCTCTTCGGCGTCCAGCAGAACAGCTTCCTTGGCGCCGGGATTATCTGGTCGATCGCCTCCGGGCTCTTCATGCCGCTTTTCGACTTCGGCCGGATCAAGGCCCAGATCCAAGCAGCCGAGGCGAGGCAGGAGCAATCGCTTTACGAGTACGAGAAGGCGGTCTTGGAATCGCTGGAAGAGATCGAGACCGCGCTCTCGGCCTATCTCAACCAGGAGAATCGCTACGCGGCGCTGCTTAAGGCCCGGGACAGCGCCGAGCTGGCTTACCGGCTGGCCGAGGAGCGCTACCGCAAGGGCATCGCTTCTTTCCTCGACATCTTGGTCAGCGAGCGGGCTTATTTCCAGGCCGAGTTTGACAAGCTCGAGTCCGAGGCCGGCAGCGGCCAGCGGCTGGTGGCCCTGATGAAGGCCTTGGGTGGAGGCGGGGAAGGGGAGCCGAACTCCGCCGCCTTAAAAACATACTAG
- a CDS encoding ABC transporter permease translates to MLGVALKMLTGDRAKYLGLVFGITFATLLMSQQVSIFVGLMARTASQIRDVAEADVWVMDPQAQYMEEIKPLPDRDLTRVRGVSGVQWAAPLFKGLAVIRAPGGVMQQAILMGIDDATLTGKPPKMLVGAWEDLKLPDAMIMDKAGYEFLWPGQPFQLGREVEINDRRVVIVGLCEASPPFLTFPIVYSRYSLALKLSPGQRNRLSYILVKAAPGVSARDLATGIHAQTGLQALTSHDFQWRSIRYYLQRTGIPVNFGITVVLGFIVGAAIAGQTFYIFVIENLKQFAAIKAIGVRNRRILSMVLLQAGVVAFVGFGIGIGLAALFFFSTKDVPALRGFTLHWQVMAGTAVAVLAIITLSSLVSIRRVVTVDPAIVFRG, encoded by the coding sequence ATGCTCGGCGTGGCCCTGAAAATGTTGACCGGAGATCGAGCGAAATACCTCGGGCTCGTTTTTGGCATCACCTTTGCCACGCTTTTAATGTCGCAACAAGTTTCGATTTTCGTCGGGCTGATGGCTCGAACCGCCTCCCAAATCCGCGACGTCGCCGAGGCCGACGTTTGGGTGATGGATCCGCAAGCCCAATACATGGAGGAAATCAAGCCCTTGCCCGACCGCGACCTGACCCGAGTCCGCGGTGTCTCGGGAGTTCAGTGGGCAGCGCCGCTCTTCAAGGGCTTGGCGGTGATCCGGGCGCCGGGTGGCGTCATGCAGCAGGCGATCCTGATGGGAATCGACGACGCGACGCTCACCGGCAAGCCGCCCAAGATGCTGGTCGGGGCTTGGGAGGACCTCAAGCTGCCCGACGCCATGATCATGGACAAGGCCGGCTATGAATTCCTTTGGCCTGGTCAGCCTTTCCAGCTGGGCCGCGAGGTCGAGATCAACGACCGCCGGGTGGTGATCGTCGGTCTCTGCGAGGCCTCGCCGCCCTTTTTGACTTTTCCGATCGTCTACTCGCGCTACAGCTTGGCGCTCAAGCTCTCGCCGGGCCAACGCAACCGCCTTTCCTACATCCTGGTCAAGGCTGCGCCGGGGGTTTCGGCCAGGGACTTGGCCACCGGCATCCATGCTCAAACCGGCCTCCAGGCCCTGACCTCCCATGACTTTCAGTGGCGCAGCATCCGCTATTATCTGCAAAGGACCGGTATCCCGGTGAACTTCGGGATCACCGTGGTCCTCGGATTCATCGTCGGCGCGGCGATCGCCGGCCAGACTTTCTACATCTTCGTGATCGAAAACTTGAAGCAGTTCGCGGCAATCAAGGCGATCGGAGTCCGCAACCGCCGCATCCTCTCGATGGTCCTGCTCCAGGCCGGGGTCGTCGCCTTCGTCGGCTTCGGCATCGGGATCGGCCTGGCCGCGCTTTTCTTTTTCTCAACCAAGGACGTACCGGCGCTCCGCGGTTTCACCCTCCACTGGCAAGTGATGGCGGGCACGGCGGTTGCCGTGCTCGCCATCATCACCCTTTCGAGCTTGGTGAGCATCCGCCGAGTAGTCACGGTCGATCCGGCAATCGTATTCCGAGGCTAA
- a CDS encoding ABC transporter ATP-binding protein, with the protein MKPMNEFSDYLITARGIVKDFPSGDDKVRVLHGIDLDLNPGELTMMVGPSGCGKTTLLSILTGILTPSEGEVEVAGAPLFRMSDDELVDFRRRNLGFIFQQFNLLPSLNAAENAAIPLVAGGMSMRSAMRKSSAVLARIGMADHLAKLPAHLSGGQQQRVAIARALVHEPRMIVCDEPTSALDAQTGQTVMEILRDIALEASRAVLVVTHDSRIFDFADRIVHMMDGRISKEERNGGAYESRKAV; encoded by the coding sequence ATGAAACCGATGAATGAATTTTCAGACTATCTGATCACGGCTCGCGGGATCGTAAAGGATTTCCCCTCCGGCGACGACAAGGTTCGAGTGCTTCACGGCATCGACCTCGATCTCAATCCCGGCGAGCTCACGATGATGGTGGGCCCCAGCGGCTGTGGCAAGACGACCCTGCTCTCGATCCTCACCGGGATACTTACTCCCTCCGAGGGCGAGGTTGAAGTCGCTGGGGCCCCGCTTTTTCGCATGTCCGACGACGAGCTGGTGGATTTCCGGCGGCGCAACCTCGGCTTCATCTTCCAGCAGTTCAACCTTTTGCCTTCGCTGAACGCCGCCGAAAACGCCGCTATCCCGCTGGTCGCCGGCGGGATGTCGATGCGGTCGGCGATGCGGAAGTCTTCGGCGGTCCTGGCCCGGATCGGCATGGCCGATCATTTGGCCAAGCTGCCGGCCCATCTCTCGGGCGGCCAGCAGCAACGAGTGGCCATCGCCCGGGCCCTGGTCCACGAGCCGCGGATGATCGTCTGCGACGAGCCGACCTCGGCGCTCGACGCCCAGACCGGCCAAACGGTGATGGAAATTTTGCGCGACATCGCCCTCGAAGCCAGCCGGGCGGTGCTGGTCGTGACCCATGACAGCCGAATCTTCGATTTCGCCGACCGCATCGTCCACATGATGGACGGCCGGATCAGCAAGGAAGAGCGGAACGGAGGAGCCTATGAATCGAGAAAAGCTGTATAA
- a CDS encoding efflux RND transporter periplasmic adaptor subunit, producing the protein MNREKLYKLGFPLLAAGMLLFALTFVLVRPERKPEAPVLGPVNSAFVNRVAGIGLVEPRSENIAIGTQLPGVVSKVSVAVGQKVAAGDSLFTVDSRDAKAQLALAQARLESARVERADLKHQLGMFERVSDRRAISEDELSRRRYASQLANAKVKEAEAQVEVYQTELDRLDVKAPIAGTVLKVDVRPGEYVNGGSAERPYVVLGDVDVMHVRVEIDETDIPRVDIKAKAVASLRGYGDKKVALNFVRKEPFILPKRSLTNDGNERVDTRVQQILYSFDNSNLQSFSGQQMDVFIETGSLVSGFGAKP; encoded by the coding sequence ATGAATCGAGAAAAGCTGTATAAGCTCGGCTTCCCGCTGCTCGCCGCCGGGATGCTGCTCTTCGCGCTGACCTTCGTCCTGGTCCGGCCCGAGCGCAAGCCCGAAGCGCCGGTGCTGGGGCCGGTCAACTCGGCCTTCGTCAATCGGGTGGCCGGCATCGGCCTGGTCGAGCCCCGCAGCGAGAACATCGCCATCGGAACCCAATTGCCCGGCGTCGTCTCCAAAGTTTCGGTGGCGGTCGGCCAGAAGGTGGCCGCCGGCGATTCGCTCTTCACCGTCGATAGCCGCGACGCCAAGGCCCAGCTCGCCCTGGCCCAGGCCCGGCTGGAGTCGGCACGGGTCGAGCGGGCCGACCTCAAGCACCAGCTCGGCATGTTCGAGCGGGTCTCGGACCGGCGGGCGATCAGCGAGGACGAGCTGAGTCGCCGGCGCTACGCCTCTCAATTGGCCAATGCCAAGGTCAAGGAGGCCGAAGCCCAGGTCGAGGTCTATCAAACCGAGCTTGACCGACTCGACGTCAAGGCGCCGATCGCCGGCACCGTCCTCAAAGTCGATGTCCGACCCGGCGAATACGTCAACGGCGGCAGCGCCGAGCGGCCTTACGTGGTCTTGGGCGACGTCGACGTGATGCACGTCCGGGTCGAAATCGACGAGACCGACATCCCGCGGGTCGATATCAAAGCCAAGGCCGTCGCCTCGCTGCGCGGCTATGGCGACAAAAAAGTCGCGCTGAATTTCGTCCGCAAAGAGCCCTTCATCTTGCCCAAGCGCTCCCTGACCAACGACGGCAACGAGCGGGTCGACACCCGGGTCCAGCAAATTCTCTACTCCTTCGACAACTCCAACCTGCAATCCTTCTCCGGCCAGCAGATGGACGTCTTCATCGAAACCGGCTCCTTGGTCTCGGGCTTCGGAGCCAAGCCATGA
- a CDS encoding type IV toxin-antitoxin system AbiEi family antitoxin domain-containing protein codes for MKSQVSWPQWMERISRLGPDQGGVFSYADLFNLLAAGSELQNKRIIRRLVREKALRKVQRGFYTAGQVDLWLLAARLKPGAYISMDSVLAKNGLVGTVPARSVSAVRPGRLGTSVETAEGSLRYFGIQFSLAFGFVPRSDGVAVADNEKAFLDLLYYYQKGARFVFDPRCEINVRKLDGQRLQDYLKFYRNPKFLKFVEGVLR; via the coding sequence ATGAAAAGCCAGGTCTCTTGGCCCCAATGGATGGAAAGGATCAGCCGGCTCGGCCCCGACCAAGGCGGCGTGTTTTCCTACGCCGATCTCTTCAATTTGCTGGCTGCTGGCTCCGAGCTTCAGAACAAGCGCATCATCCGGCGGTTGGTTCGCGAAAAGGCCCTGCGCAAGGTGCAACGCGGATTCTATACCGCCGGCCAGGTCGACCTCTGGCTCCTGGCCGCCCGCCTCAAGCCCGGCGCCTACATCTCGATGGATTCGGTCTTGGCGAAGAACGGCTTGGTCGGAACGGTGCCGGCGCGCTCGGTCTCGGCGGTGCGGCCGGGTCGGCTCGGCACCAGCGTAGAGACCGCCGAAGGGAGCCTGCGCTACTTCGGCATCCAATTCAGCCTGGCCTTCGGATTCGTGCCACGCTCCGATGGGGTAGCGGTGGCCGACAACGAGAAGGCCTTTCTCGATCTGCTCTATTACTACCAAAAAGGCGCGCGCTTCGTCTTCGACCCGCGCTGCGAGATCAACGTCCGCAAGCTCGACGGCCAGCGCCTGCAGGACTATCTCAAGTTTTACCGCAATCCGAAATTCTTGAAATTCGTGGAGGGAGTGTTGCGATGA
- a CDS encoding TetR/AcrR family transcriptional regulator, whose product MTRSKYCLKPVLGRPKDLEKRDAILKAAQSHFLKHGFEAANMDQIAAAAGVSKPTIYGHFGSKDELFKTVISAKCQQHEPAETFGDCVGLSPRDTLLKIARNFLDLIYSPEALAIHQVISTESERHPKIARLFFEAGPQRIKDAMTEYLNGLCRRGELKIAKVERAVDHFFSMLKGETHMKVTMNLRPRPTAVECQEHAEDCIEVFLKAYSPASKLISS is encoded by the coding sequence ATGACTCGGAGCAAATATTGCCTCAAACCGGTCCTCGGCCGGCCCAAGGACCTGGAGAAGCGGGATGCCATCCTGAAGGCAGCCCAGAGCCATTTTCTCAAGCACGGCTTCGAGGCCGCAAATATGGACCAGATCGCGGCCGCGGCCGGAGTGTCGAAGCCAACGATCTACGGCCATTTCGGCAGCAAGGATGAGCTCTTCAAGACCGTCATCTCAGCCAAGTGCCAGCAACACGAACCGGCCGAGACCTTCGGCGATTGCGTCGGCCTCAGCCCCCGCGACACCTTGCTGAAGATTGCCCGGAATTTCTTGGATTTGATCTACAGCCCCGAGGCCCTGGCCATCCACCAAGTGATCTCGACCGAGTCGGAAAGGCACCCCAAGATCGCACGGCTCTTCTTCGAGGCCGGCCCCCAGCGCATCAAGGACGCGATGACCGAATACCTGAACGGCCTTTGCCGTCGGGGCGAGCTAAAGATCGCCAAGGTCGAGCGGGCCGTTGACCACTTCTTTTCGATGCTCAAGGGCGAGACCCACATGAAGGTTACGATGAACCTCCGGCCCCGACCAACTGCAGTCGAATGCCAGGAGCACGCCGAAGATTGCATCGAAGTCTTCTTGAAAGCTTATTCGCCAGCATCGAAACTCATCTCATCCTGA